The sequence GAGTTTGCGATGGGCGACCTGCGCCGGATCGACGGTTTCGGCAAAAAGCCGGACTTTTCGCTTGACGAGAAACAGTGCAAGAAGCACCGCTCCGGCCAGGGCGAAGGCCGCAAGCAGGAACGGCATGAGAAGAAGAATAGGAAATTCCGGCTGTATGGGCGGTTTGAACGGTCTCAGTTCGTTCATGCCGGAGGGGGTGAGCGTTTTCACGTACACCGACGCCTGAGGGCGGTGATGCGTTCTGCCGGTAACATGGCCTTCGGGATCGCGAAACAGAAGGGCGAACTGCGGTATGCTCTGTTTGCCGGAACCGAATACCGCGAACTCCAGCTCAAAGCGATCTTCCGCAAGACCCGGAGCTGGCTTTGAGGAAGAGCGGTTTCGTCCGACGAGACAAAAGGGCGCGAGCACCGAGGAGTCCGGCAGTTCGAGAGCGGCAAGCAGACCTTCGGAATGCTGAACCCTTATCATGCAGATTACCCGTTCACCGGCATACACGCTGTCCGGAGCTGCCGAAACCCTGACAGCGGGCGCTCTCTCCACTGGTTTCGCACAGGCGGGAAACGGCAGCATGAGCAGCATCGCCATGAACAGCAGGAGTGCCCGGATCAGGATATCCTGATGTTCAGTACTTTCTTTCACGGTAACGGAAAAAAGTGTTCAGTTCCCCGATGAACGAGCGCCCGGTATCGAGCCTGACCGTATCGATTTTCATGCGCAGGAGCCTCTGGCGGAGTTCAGCCGCCTGACGCAGCTGTCCTTCCCGATACTGTTCGAGAGCCTTGCGGCTCCCCGCATCGATGGTTATGCGGCTTCCGGTTTCAGGGTCCTCGATATCGAGCAGGCCTGTTACGGGGAGCTCCCTGTCGAGCGGATCGCTGATGTGCATGAGCACGAAGTCGTGACGGGCGTTCAGGAGCTTCATGCCCCGTTCATAATCGGAATCGATCAAGTCGGTAATCAGAAAAACGATTGCCTGCCGTTTGCGCATATGGCTGACGAACGTGAGAGCCGCGTCAATGTCGGTCTTTCGGCTTCGGGGCTTCATACGGAAAAGCTCGTCAAGAATCACGAGCACCTGCTTTCTCCCTTTTCTCGGGGGTATGAAGACCTCGACACTGTCGGTAAAAATGAGCAGTCCTACCTTGTCGTTGTTCTGAATGGCACTGAACGCCAATACTGCGCTGATTTCCGCAGCAAGCTCGCGCTTGCTCCGCTGACCGCTGCCGAAAAGCATCGACGCCGATCCGTCAACGAGCAGCAGCATGGTACGTTCCCGTTCTTCGGTGAAGAGCTTGACGTAGAGCTCGTGCTTGCGAGCCGAGGTGTTCCAGTCGATTGTGCGGACATCGTCGCCATACTGGTACTCCCGAACGGTGCTGAATTCAATACCCCGACCCTTGAAGGATGATTGGTACTCTCCGCTGAAGAGTTCGGATGCAAGACGCCTTGACCGGATTTCGATTCTTCGGATTGTGTCCGGCAGTTCGTTCCGCCGGTTTTCCTCGCTGAGTCTCATCGCTCTGTTTCAACCGTTAAAAGCCGTTGTGCCGGATCTGTTTTCTGCAGAAACCCGAAGGATTTTACAGAATGCGAACCGGACGCTGCCGAATCTACGGGACCTTGACATGCTGAAGGATTTCGCGGACAAAATCATCAGTCTTTATGTTGTCGGCTTCGGCTTCGTACCCTGGAATGATCCGGTGACGAAGCGTTTCGTATGCTATAGCCTTGACGTCCTCCGG comes from Chlorobium limicola DSM 245 and encodes:
- a CDS encoding DUF58 domain-containing protein, translating into MRLSEENRRNELPDTIRRIEIRSRRLASELFSGEYQSSFKGRGIEFSTVREYQYGDDVRTIDWNTSARKHELYVKLFTEERERTMLLLVDGSASMLFGSGQRSKRELAAEISAVLAFSAIQNNDKVGLLIFTDSVEVFIPPRKGRKQVLVILDELFRMKPRSRKTDIDAALTFVSHMRKRQAIVFLITDLIDSDYERGMKLLNARHDFVLMHISDPLDRELPVTGLLDIEDPETGSRITIDAGSRKALEQYREGQLRQAAELRQRLLRMKIDTVRLDTGRSFIGELNTFFRYRERKY